aattatatttttagaatgtgccaataaaaaaaaacccacccctGTGATCAACAAAGTTTCCAAAACGGAAAACTCATTTCCAAAATATGAATGCCATGATCCTGTTTTTGTCCCGCCCGTTGTGACGCTCCTTACATTTCCTAAACCACGCTACAACCTAAGGGAAAAGCTCGGTACAGGAAGTGGTTGGTGACTGTTTGACCCTTTCAAGATGGCATTGCAGAGACAGAGGATACAAATGTGAACATCTGAATACCATCGCTGTTCTATGAAGAccatgttgcattttttttccaggagCAATACACTATTTTACAGGAAAGtatttcataaaatgacaaacCAATACCTTTGAGCCCCTTAAGGTATACCTTTGACCTGCGTCAGTCATCTGaccaaaacattacatttataaaatgtcttttctaaaaaaatactGGGTGTAATTATCAGAAAAATTGATGAGACACCCCTTAAAAGAACAAAGCAGGCTTTGCATAATATTTGTTCCCTTTTTGACTCCATCATAACTTCCTGCAAGCTCTAAAGGGTGACCCAGTCTAAAATGTCAGCAagctttaaaaagtcataatgagtAACCGTGGTTGTCAGCTGCAGTGCCTCTTTCAACGTTCGAGGCTCTAGGGCTCCCCCTACAGTTGGGAAGTCTCATTTGATCCAACAATTTTATGAGTAACTGTGGCAATAGTCCACATATTACAAGCCAATGTGCCGTCAAAGTCATTTTCAAGCTCCTACCGGAAGGCAAAAGtgctcatttttgctgctttagcCAAGAGGTTCCCAAGATAACATttccttttcatttatttgtttgttggcTGCTACTTTGGCTCTAACAAAtagtgtacatttttgttggAAGAGgaagaccttttttttaaagaaaaaaaaactttcaaggGGTGTGATGcataggttaggttaggttgcATAGCTAATAGTTTTATGTCCAAATTAGGCCAAGCAAACATGCACAAGCACGCTGTACACAAAGACAACATGGAAACTAAATACCACTTACCACAGTGCTCACTGTTTTCTGTATGGTAATATATGGCCTTCTCCACCTACAAAGGGAATTTACCAGGGtaaagtgtatgtgtgtgtgtgtgtgtatgcacaaGAAGCAGTTCGCCAtgaaattaatttgaaaaaaactacaataaaataaacataaataaagaaaaagtatACATTCCATTTGTGTCACATTAATAGCATCGCAATCCATAATTTAAATAACATTaatacagttttaaaattaaacaatttcacttttttctgtCACCAATTGTGCGAACTGTTAGTGCTGTTTTCAATGGACCTTTGCGTTGTATGCCACATTTATCGACTATAAATAGCCGCAGCCTTCTCTAGTTATGGTTCCAAAAAAGCATATATTTGATTTCCTATCAGATGACACAAACATAATTTTCCGTGAAGCACCCAAAGGAAGAAATTCCACTCATCTGTACGTCTAATTTGATTGTGGTTTAACTTGCTTTCTCTCTTGCTCCACTCGGTAAAACTCGTCACTTTCCGATGATGACGAGACAGTCCGGAATGGAAACCAAATAGGGAGGCGTCGCACCGGATTTCAACCTTTTATGGGCTGAAGACGCTCAACCGGAATTCTACTTTTACAGCTACGCGAAGGTCGTGTAGAGAATAACTCAAAAGTAACATATAAGTGAagttgttttatatatatatatatatatatatattaattgcGTGTCTATTTTGCTGTCTGGAACGTCCTACGTGGACGTGAAAgtagctctttttttattttcaatcgTCACGGAGCTTCCTTCCCAATCAGCACCCACAGTCCCGCCCCCCGCCCACTCCAAATTTGGTAAATGACGTGGGGAGGACATTCAAAAGGGTTCCCTTTATATACGCGCTTGAGTCAGGCCCGCTGTTCCCCAATAATAACACGACTTGTTTCAACTTTGGTGTCAGAACCACGGAGCTCACAGTGACAGCCATGCAGCGGTGTCCTTAAAGTCACAAAAAAGAGCTGTGAGCGTATAAACAACATAGTTCGAGCGGCTTTTATTTTCTCCAAGATGACCGCTAAAACTCTGGAGAAGGTGCCTCTGAATCTCGGGGGGTTCGAGAGCGTGTACTCCGTGGAGGACATCGCCACCGGCTTGCCCACTTCGGTTGCTGTCTTTCCCAACTCTGACTTAGGAGCACATTACGACCAGATCAACGTGACTGCAGGTAAGACAAGATTGAATTGGCAATTTTCGTCACATTTCAGGCAATCCCAACCTCCAAACTTCCCTGATCGCATTCATCATCCTTGAGATGTTCCGCTAATTACCTCATTTCGTCCGCAGATTCCCTAATGAGCGCAGAGGTGAGCGCAGAGAGGCGTTCTCTGGACATCTCATACTCCAACGGCTTCCCccagccttcttcttcttcttcgcacCGCAACCAGACTTTCACCTACATGGGGAAGTTCTCCATCGACTCCCAGTATCCCACAAACTGGAAGCCCGAAGGAGTCATCAACATCGTCTCGGGCATCTTCAACGTcgcccatcctcctcctcctccacctccaccatCCTCCTCATCGTCCGCTTCACCGGCTTCCGGTGGATCCCCCAGTCACTTTTCAAGCGGGAATTTAAGTTGCACCATGGCTGCAGCCCACCACAACCAAGCCGAGATAGAGCACCACCAGCTTTACTCCCCTCCACCGCCGTACTCCTCTTCCGCTTGCGGGGAAGTGTACCAGGATCCATCGGCGTTCCTCTCCACCTCCTACCCGCCACCCTCCTACTCTTCCCCCAAGCCGCACGGCGGCCAAGACGCGCCGGGACTCTTCCCAATCATCCCCGACTACCCTGGCTTCTTCCAGCCGGCTTGTCAGCGAGACATGCACGCTCCAAGCATCCAAGACCGGAAACCTTTCGGCGCATGTCCGCTTGATACATTCCGCGTGCCGCCACCCTTGACCCCGCTGAACACTATCAGAAATTACACTCTAGGTGGTCCTAGCACCGAGGCAGGAGCCCAACCAAGGCTCCCCTCCGCCTATAGCCCCCAGAACCTCCCTCTGAGGCCGATTCTGCGCCCCAGAAAGTACCCGAACAGACCCAGCAAGACGCCCATCCACGAGCGTCCATACCCGTGTCCGGCGGAGGGCTGCGACCGGCGCTTCTCCCGCTCCGACGAGCTGACCAGACACATTCGCATCCACACTGGACACAAGCCCTTCCAGTGCCGAATATGCATGCGCAACTTCAGCCGCAGCGACCACCTCACCACGCACATACGCACGCACACGGGGGAGAAGCCGTTCGTCTGCGACTTTTGCGGACGCAAGTTCGCGCGGAGCGACGAGCGGAAGAGGCACACAAAAATCCACCTGAGGCAAAAGGAGAGAAAGTCCTCCACCGTCTCCTCCTCGTCATCATGCGGCAGCTCCGCGTTAGAGCGCGCAGGCGGCATCGGCGCCCCCAATGCAGTTTGTTCCTAGGTGGGATATTTTTACACACTAACTCACCACAtgaattaaacaacaaaaaagatcaGCCATTCATTCATGAAACTGTTGTGAACTGTTCTCGCAAACCGCACGCGGCTCAAACTTGGCGCGTAATTGCGCACAACCCTGCTCCAAGATGACAGAAAGACTGTCACAATTGCACTTTGCCCGCACAGTCTACTGAACATACAATAGCCAATGATTAACAAATAAAGGGGAATtaacatttgggaaaaaaatctttGAAGTTATTTAAGGGTGTTGAATCTAACACACATTTCCCCTTTAGTGCCTTGCTGTGTGTTCTGATTTAAGGACGCTTCTAATGCAATGTatatttcttctttaatatgtAAAGTTCAAGACATTCTATTTTTGTACTCATTTCGTCTCGTGTtgaataaaatactgtacatgtggacTTGTAAAACAATACTGGAGTGTAAATACAGAACTCATACCTGACGTGTGTTGTAATGTGTGTTTGAGATTTATTAAAGGGAAGCTTAATAcgcaggattttttttcattaatattattGCTCATTATACGAAGAGTGTTTATTTTGCATGAAAGAATACCCTTTCCTTAAAATTATAGTTACAGGGACTTCAAATACTTTCTAATTTAAAACAAGTGAAACATTTTACAACACGTTTAATATTGTCCCTATATgatcataaagtcaaaataatcatTCAAATATAATAGGTTAAGAGGACTTTTGTGTGACTGTTATCTCCATCAACACCATTTCTGATAATTATCAGACATATGTTTATAAGAAAATGTAAGTATTTTTGTGAGATTGCAGTAAATCGATTGAAACCAGCTGAaagtgcatgtaaacaccttaatGTGATTGCCTTCGACTCTTCAAAAACCGGATTAACAGGCAGACGATTTGATCGGAAACCAGATTCCTCTACATTTTAACAGGCAGTACGCCTGCATGAGCAACTCACTGCACAGTATCAAACAGGCGTATTTTACCCCAAAACCAATCTGTTTTTATTAgcatttgaataaaaataaacataatagtTCATAAGTAGTAATAATGTCATTAAAAACAAGTCTTCTGCCTCACATTACCATTAATATAGTTGctaaaaacatttaataaaactaaaaaaaaccctgaaagtTTATTGACTGAAGTAAGAATACACATACGTCACTGACATTGAGTTAAAATTGTCAtcgaattaaaattaaaaaaataatgcaaagcaTTGGAACAACAGGACAACCCCAGGACTTGAAGGTCCAGACTGGGCCAGACCAGTTGGAGAACAATCAGACATAACGGTAATGAGTAACATAAAAAAGTATGAGAATGTCTAGAATTACTACTCATGGAAGCCTGTTTCCACCactaaaaaaaatatcccaatggtaagtaTTAATTACCAGATAAagagtcaaaattatgagataaaaagtcaaaatacagtggtgcgAAAAGTGTTGCCCGCATCCcaatttcttatttgtttgtcacactggttcagatcatcagacacacacacacacacaccccaccctCCAAAGAAAGTACAAGTAATTtac
This sequence is a window from Dunckerocampus dactyliophorus isolate RoL2022-P2 chromosome 2, RoL_Ddac_1.1, whole genome shotgun sequence. Protein-coding genes within it:
- the egr2b gene encoding early growth response protein 2b, producing MTAKTLEKVPLNLGGFESVYSVEDIATGLPTSVAVFPNSDLGAHYDQINVTADSLMSAEVSAERRSLDISYSNGFPQPSSSSSHRNQTFTYMGKFSIDSQYPTNWKPEGVINIVSGIFNVAHPPPPPPPPSSSSSASPASGGSPSHFSSGNLSCTMAAAHHNQAEIEHHQLYSPPPPYSSSACGEVYQDPSAFLSTSYPPPSYSSPKPHGGQDAPGLFPIIPDYPGFFQPACQRDMHAPSIQDRKPFGACPLDTFRVPPPLTPLNTIRNYTLGGPSTEAGAQPRLPSAYSPQNLPLRPILRPRKYPNRPSKTPIHERPYPCPAEGCDRRFSRSDELTRHIRIHTGHKPFQCRICMRNFSRSDHLTTHIRTHTGEKPFVCDFCGRKFARSDERKRHTKIHLRQKERKSSTVSSSSSCGSSALERAGGIGAPNAVCS